The Astatotilapia calliptera chromosome 17, fAstCal1.2, whole genome shotgun sequence genome has a segment encoding these proteins:
- the rgs16 gene encoding regulator of G-protein signaling 16, producing the protein MCKGLASLPTCCLERAKELKARLGSVLQIPNWNLSCCKIGKNKPTLEECLRWKESFEKLLSSKYGLYAFTAFLMSEFSEENIAFYFACEEYKHIKCPAKLATKAKKIYDEFIGSEAPREINIDHETRDITKANMLAPTHSCFDMAQHKIYMLMAKDCYPRFLRSPAYRDLVCQAKPSNKARNLPQQEKKA; encoded by the exons ATGTGTAAAGGACTAGCATCACTGCCTACCTGCTGCTTGGAAAG GGCCAAGGAGCTGAAGGCAAGGCTGGGAAGTGTTTTGCAGATCCCCAACTGGAATCTATCCTGTTGCAAAATAGGGAAAAATAA GCCAACCCTGGAGGAATGCCTAAGGTGGAAAGAGTCCTTTGAAAAACTTCTTTCCAGCAAAT ATGGACTGTATGCCTTCACAGCCTTCCTTATGTCTGAGTTCAGCGAGGAGAACATTGCGTTCTACTTTGCCTGTGAGGAATACAAACATATCAAGTGTCCTGCCAAGCTAGCTACTAAGGCTAAGAAGATCTATGATGAATTTATCGGCAGCGAAGCTCCCCGGGAG ATTAATATTGACCACGAAACCCGTGACATCACCAAAGCCAATATGCTGGCCCCCACACATTCTTGTTTCGACATGGCCCAGCACAAGATCTACATGCTCATGGCCAAAGACTGCTATCCACGCTTTCTCCGCTCTCCAGCCTACAGAGATCTGGTGTGCCAAGCCAAGCCAAGCAACAAGGCCAGAAATCTGCCCCAACAGGAGAAGAAGGCTTGA